A region from the Salvelinus sp. IW2-2015 linkage group LG19, ASM291031v2, whole genome shotgun sequence genome encodes:
- the LOC111979293 gene encoding nicastrin, translating to MGLESSKWAIIFFVCWLYKNVSCNSVEQKIYVELNNTVPCVRLLNATHQIGCQSSISGDTGVIHVLESEADLEWPLSKGPNPPYMVLLESSLFTRSIMMKMKNESNRVAGVAVVVPNTSPPEFSPHTTCPNENTGVYSDNYGPNLAHCNTTVWNPLGNGLSYEDFDFPVFSLKEDNETEFIKQCYLDHNRAVNGSAPQYPLCAMQLFSHMHAVTNTPTCMRRNDINFSINPEMVCDPLGDYNVWGSIRPYNDTVLGHKENESVVIAAARLDSRAFFWEVSTGAEGSISGFVTLLAAAQALREVTHEAPPIRNILFAFFQGETFDYIGSSRMVYDMENGKFVIDLDNVHSILEIGQVAVHSGTNLFLHSDPVSRSNDTVNDEVKNFVKNLQSSTAGLSFLLVEPNVSQPLPPSSLQRFLRAQPIPGIVLADHESAFNNRYYESFYDNAANLNLTYPSYLSPEEQLEFVTETAKSLTDVATVVARALYKQAGGDDSLVNNIKADPKIVTQMLYGFLVSSNNSWFQAVMAPELKNILKPSPPEYYVGVVMSSTPTRLVQYLLANLTGAATNLTQSQCQKPDELPNESRQMYSYLWVQGVVPPNSTQRDSFCVRASVRLTKAVSPAFELREYASKNYSTWTESRWKFIKARIFLVASRDLEMLTLGVGVAVLFTSLLVTYFISTKADVLFSSTREPASAAY from the exons ATGGGTTTGGAATCGTCGAAATGGGCTATAATATTCTTCGTTTGTTGGCTTTACAAAA ATGTGAGCTGTAACTCTGTTGAGCAGAAGATTTATGTGGAGCTGAATAACACTGTACCATGCGTTCGACTGCTCAATGCTACACATCAGATTGGCTGCCAGT CCTCGATATCAGGTGATACAGGTGTGATCCATGTCTTGGAGTCTGAGGCAGATCTCGAATGGCCTTTGAGCAAAGGACCCAATCCTCCTTATATGGTTCTGTTGGAATCATCCCTCttcaccag GTCCATCATGATGAAGATGAAGAATGAATCCAATAGGGTAGCTGGGGTTGCAGTGGTGGTCCCAAATACTAGCCCACCAGAGTTCTCGCCACACACGACATGTCCCAATGAGAACACAG GTGTATACTCTGACAACTATGGTCCTAATTTGGCACACTGTAACACTACTGTATGGAACCCTCTGGGGAACGGTCTATCCTATGAGGATTTTGActtccctgtcttctccctgAAAGAAGACAACGAAACAGAGTTCATCAAACAG TGCTACTTGGACCATAATCGCGCAGTGAACGGCAGTGCCCCGCAGTACCCTTTGTGTGCCATGCAGCTCTTCTCCCACATGCACGCAGTCACCAATACTCCAACCTGCATGAGACGCAACGACATCAACTTTAGCATCAACCCAG AGATGGTGTGTGACCCTCTGGGTGATTATAATGTTTGGGGTTCCATTCGACCCTATAACGACACCGTCTTGGGCCACAAGGAGAACGAGAGCGTTGTTATAGCAGCAGCCAGG CTGGACAGCAGGGCATTTTTCTGGGAGGTTTCAACTGGAGCAGAGGGAAGTATCTCCGGGTTTGTCACTCTGCTTGCTGCTGCCCAGGCACTGCGTGAAGTCACTCACGAGGCCCCTCCCATACGGAATATCCTCTTTGCCTTCTTCCAAGGG GAAACCTTTGACTACATTGGCAGCTCTCGGATGGTTTACGACATGGAGAACGGCAAGTTTGTGATAGACCTGGACAATGTTCACTCAATACTAGAGATTGGTCAG GTGGCCGTGCACAGTGGCACCAACCTCTTTCTCCACTCAGACCCTGTGTCCAGGAGTAACGACACTGTCAATGACGAG GTTAAGAATTTTGTGAAAAATTTACAGTCCTCCACGGCTGGGCTCAGCTTCTTATTGGTTGAGCCTAATGTCTCTCAGCCactcccaccctcctccctccagcgTTTCCTGCGAGCTCAGCCAATCCCAGGGATTGTGCTTGCAGACCACGAATCCGCTTTCAACAACAG GTACTATGAGAGTTTTTACGACAATGCTGCTAACCTGAACCTGACCTATCCATCTTACTTGAGTCCAGAGGAACAGCTGGAGTTTGTGACTGAAACTGCAAAG TCCCTTACTGACGTGGCTACGGTGGTTGCACGTGCTCTCTACAAGCAGGCCGGGGGAGACGATTCCCTAGTCAACAACATCAAAGCAGACCCCAAAATA gttACCCAGATGCTGTATGGGTTTCTGGTTAGTTCCAACAACAGTTGGTTTCAGGCAGTGATGGCCCCAGAACTAAAGAACATTCTCA agcccAGCCCACCAGAGTACTATGTTGGTGTTGTCATGTCTTCCACTCCAACTCGTCTGGTCCAGTACCTCCTGGCCAATTTAACTGGAGCAGCCACCAACCTCACCCAGAGTCAGTGCCAGAAGCCAGATGAGCTGCCGAACGAGAGCAGACAG ATGTACTCCTATCTCTGGGTTCAGGGCGTTGTCCCACCCAACAGCACCCAGAGGGATTCTTTCTGCGTACGTGCATCGGTACGCCTGACCAAAGCAGTGTCCCCTGCCTTCGAGCTGAGAGAGTATGCTTCTAAAAACTATTCCACGTGGACAGAATCACGGTGGAAGTTCATCAAAGCTCGAATTTTCCTAGTAGCGAGCCGGGACTTGGAG ATGCTGACCTTAGGCGTGGGAGTGGCTGTGTTGTTCACATCCCTACTGGTGACATACTTCATCAGCACCAAGGCAGACGTCCTCTTCAGCTCCACGAGGGAACCCGCTAGCGCCGCCTATTGA